One Candidatus Binatota bacterium genomic region harbors:
- a CDS encoding MATE family efflux transporter: MTTDPTPLDTAPRRPTNTRKLNRRLLGLALPNFFALITVPLAGLVDLAMLGHLDEVSHLAGVGLASVLFDYVYWSLSFVETGTQGVTAQAQGRKDKHELSLVLYRALALALLMGLAVLALSPAIRALGFSVLAGSEAAEASGRAYFDARIWAAPAVLVNLAFIGWLLGRGRSRTVLLVTLVMSSANVALDYYFIYTLGLASRGAGIATAMSQYLGLLLYLLVLFKADRGWLTSAAGFADRETFRRLFALNRDIMIRTLCLVSVFASFINISAAIGTVALAANAILLNLFYLVAYAVDSFALSLHSLAGISKGRNDAQATRRLLSLAMAWGMIIALMAVALLWAAPQTIFALMTSHSDIVAAMMSYRGWLYAAILLGAVAFIYDGLFLGLTEGVVLRNAMLASTLLVYTPLALLAQQLASVSLLWAAMVLFMGARAISLGSRQKAAIERCRAPVTD; encoded by the coding sequence ATGACAACTGATCCAACACCCCTCGACACTGCGCCCCGCCGTCCAACAAACACCCGCAAGCTCAACCGGCGCCTGCTCGGACTGGCGCTGCCTAATTTCTTTGCCCTGATCACCGTACCACTGGCCGGCCTGGTCGACCTCGCGATGCTGGGCCACCTGGACGAGGTGTCTCACCTGGCCGGGGTTGGCCTGGCCTCGGTGCTGTTTGATTACGTCTACTGGTCATTGAGCTTTGTTGAGACCGGCACGCAGGGTGTCACGGCCCAGGCCCAGGGGCGCAAGGACAAGCACGAGTTGTCGCTGGTGCTGTACCGGGCCTTGGCGCTCGCCCTGTTGATGGGGCTCGCGGTGCTCGCCCTCTCGCCGGCGATACGAGCGCTTGGCTTCTCGGTGCTCGCGGGAAGTGAAGCGGCCGAGGCCTCGGGCCGTGCTTATTTTGACGCCAGGATATGGGCCGCGCCCGCGGTGCTGGTCAACCTGGCCTTCATCGGCTGGCTGCTGGGGCGCGGGCGCAGCCGTACAGTACTGTTGGTGACGCTGGTAATGAGCTCGGCCAACGTCGCGCTGGACTACTATTTTATTTACACCCTCGGCTTGGCTTCCCGGGGCGCCGGCATCGCCACGGCCATGTCCCAGTACCTCGGACTGCTGCTCTACCTGCTGGTACTCTTCAAGGCCGACCGCGGCTGGCTGACCAGCGCCGCCGGCTTCGCCGACCGCGAGACATTCAGGCGACTGTTCGCGCTCAACCGCGACATCATGATACGTACCCTCTGCCTGGTTTCGGTGTTCGCTTCGTTCATTAACATCAGCGCGGCGATAGGCACGGTAGCCCTGGCCGCGAACGCTATACTGCTCAACCTTTTTTACCTGGTAGCCTACGCGGTAGACAGTTTCGCCTTATCGCTGCACAGCCTCGCCGGCATCAGCAAGGGCCGCAACGATGCGCAGGCAACCCGCCGCCTGCTCTCGCTGGCAATGGCGTGGGGAATGATTATCGCGTTGATGGCGGTGGCCCTGCTCTGGGCTGCCCCGCAGACTATCTTTGCCCTCATGACTTCGCACAGCGACATCGTGGCCGCCATGATGTCGTACCGCGGCTGGCTCTACGCCGCCATCTTGCTCGGGGCAGTGGCGTTCATCTACGACGGATTGTTCCTCGGCCTCACCGAGGGAGTGGTGCTGCGCAACGCTATGCTTGCCTCGACCTTACTGGTTTACACGCCGCTCGCCCTGCTCGCTCAACAGCTCGCGTCGGTCAGCCTGCTCTGGGCAGCTATGGTGTTGTTCATGGGCGCGAGGGCGATAAGCCTGGGAAGCAGGCAGAAGGCGGCGATTGAACGCTGCCGCGCGCCGGTCACCGACTGA
- a CDS encoding SOS response-associated peptidase, whose translation MRAVSAIRSTGERSPRPSRRVNCPQPTRTGVLSFMSRALSLAFATAATRPRHNARVCHCRARARFYAPPACCTAGPGGLYKVMCGRFVIHSLPERLAEMFEVEDFPSFAPRYNLAPSQLAPVIRAGADDRREALSLGWGLVPAWADDPAIGQRMINARSETAAVKPSFREALRSRRCLVPANGFYEWLRVDEQRQPCYVQASDNETFAMAGLWETWGDDEQELQTFTILTTDAGDDLVDLHHRAPVILPKQHWQQWLERRPLADDQLRELCSALPPGSLHYHPVSPRMNKPANDDPGCLEAVTAVLRPAQASLFDDN comes from the coding sequence ATGCGCGCGGTCTCGGCCATAAGGTCAACCGGCGAACGGTCGCCGCGACCGTCGCGAAGGGTAAACTGTCCGCAACCTACAAGAACCGGGGTGTTGTCGTTCATGAGCCGAGCATTGAGCCTTGCGTTTGCAACTGCTGCAACCCGACCGCGGCACAACGCACGGGTGTGCCATTGCCGGGCGCGTGCTAGGTTCTACGCTCCGCCTGCTTGCTGCACTGCCGGGCCGGGCGGCCTATACAAGGTCATGTGCGGACGCTTCGTCATACACAGCCTGCCCGAGCGGCTGGCCGAAATGTTCGAGGTCGAGGATTTTCCATCCTTCGCCCCTCGCTACAACCTCGCACCGTCACAGCTGGCGCCGGTTATCAGGGCCGGCGCGGACGACAGGCGCGAAGCACTGTCACTCGGATGGGGACTCGTGCCCGCCTGGGCCGACGACCCGGCTATCGGCCAGCGCATGATCAATGCCCGCTCGGAAACAGCAGCCGTCAAACCCTCGTTCCGGGAGGCACTGCGCAGTCGGCGCTGTCTCGTGCCGGCCAACGGCTTCTACGAGTGGCTGCGGGTGGACGAGCAGCGACAGCCCTGTTACGTGCAGGCTTCCGACAACGAGACCTTTGCGATGGCGGGCCTGTGGGAAACCTGGGGCGACGACGAGCAGGAACTGCAAACCTTCACCATCCTCACCACCGATGCGGGCGACGACCTGGTTGATCTGCACCACCGCGCGCCGGTGATTCTACCGAAGCAACACTGGCAGCAATGGCTCGAGCGACGGCCGCTCGCCGACGATCAACTGCGCGAGCTTTGCAGCGCACTGCCGCCAGGCTCGCTGCACTACCACCCCGTGTCACCGCGCATGAACAAGCCAGCCAACGATGACCCCGGCTGTCTTGAAGCCGTGACGGCAGTACTACGACCGGCACAGGCGAGCCTGTTTGATGACAACTGA
- a CDS encoding acetyl-CoA acetyltransferase, which translates to MNDNTPVLVGCGQFTLRDGRGDRSPVDLMAETARMAAEDAGPGERLLREVDALAVMGVIGWRYDDAPGLLSRQLGIDPRRRQYSSIGGNTPQWLVNRSCREIERGDVGAVLITGAEALASYKRANVDGRRLDWERGAGGEVEMIGDPRPGSSDHENAHGLMLPPTIYPLFENALRARAGRDPGEHLRRLGELYAPFSQVASDNPLAWFGQRRSAEEIATPSASNRLIEWPYTKYMNAVLMVDQSASLILTSVGKARELGIEESRWVFLHGCGDANDLWYVSERRDFCSSPALAAAGQQALAMAGVGIDDIDCFDLYSCFPSAVQIARNELGIAEDDTRPLTVTGGLACHGGPGNNYTTHAIATLMQRVRDKPGSLGLVSGLGWYMTKHSLGIYGTTAPAGNTGGASRLHSEERAGELQQRLDAMDHPSLQEQPEGSGSIETYTVAFDRDGAPESGIVVGRLDNGDRFLARVVSDPGLLAELVEHEGVGRSGSVKPSGERGNVFTPG; encoded by the coding sequence ATGAACGACAACACCCCGGTTCTTGTAGGTTGCGGACAGTTTACCCTTCGCGACGGTCGCGGCGACCGTTCGCCGGTTGACCTTATGGCCGAGACCGCGCGCATGGCTGCCGAAGACGCGGGTCCCGGGGAGCGCCTGTTGCGCGAGGTCGACGCGCTGGCCGTGATGGGCGTTATCGGCTGGCGCTACGATGACGCGCCCGGCCTGCTGTCGCGGCAGCTGGGCATCGACCCGCGTCGCCGCCAGTACAGCAGCATAGGAGGCAACACCCCGCAGTGGTTGGTCAACCGTAGCTGTCGCGAGATAGAGCGTGGTGATGTCGGGGCCGTGTTGATCACCGGCGCCGAGGCACTGGCCAGCTACAAGCGGGCCAACGTTGACGGGCGACGCCTGGACTGGGAGCGCGGTGCGGGCGGCGAGGTTGAGATGATCGGCGACCCGAGGCCGGGCAGCAGCGATCACGAGAACGCGCACGGGCTCATGTTGCCGCCCACTATTTACCCGTTATTCGAGAATGCCCTGCGCGCCCGGGCCGGTCGTGATCCGGGCGAGCACCTGCGCCGCCTCGGCGAACTCTACGCGCCGTTTTCACAGGTGGCGTCGGACAATCCCCTGGCCTGGTTCGGGCAGAGGCGCTCGGCCGAGGAGATAGCCACGCCGTCGGCTTCCAACAGGCTCATCGAGTGGCCCTACACCAAGTACATGAACGCGGTGTTGATGGTTGACCAGTCGGCGTCGCTGATACTGACCTCGGTGGGGAAGGCCCGTGAACTGGGCATTGAAGAGTCGCGCTGGGTGTTTCTGCACGGCTGCGGTGATGCCAACGACCTGTGGTATGTGAGCGAGCGCCGTGATTTCTGTTCTTCACCTGCGCTGGCTGCGGCCGGACAGCAGGCATTGGCGATGGCGGGTGTGGGCATAGACGATATCGATTGCTTCGACCTCTACAGCTGTTTCCCCAGCGCGGTGCAGATAGCCCGTAATGAACTCGGTATAGCCGAAGATGATACGCGCCCGCTCACGGTGACCGGTGGGCTGGCCTGTCACGGCGGGCCCGGCAACAATTACACCACCCACGCAATAGCCACCCTCATGCAACGGGTACGCGACAAGCCCGGCAGCCTCGGCCTTGTAAGCGGGCTGGGCTGGTACATGACCAAGCACTCGCTGGGTATTTATGGCACTACAGCGCCGGCGGGTAATACTGGCGGGGCCTCCCGGTTGCATAGCGAAGAACGGGCGGGGGAGTTGCAGCAGCGCCTCGACGCAATGGATCACCCGTCATTGCAGGAGCAACCGGAGGGCAGCGGCAGCATCGAAACCTACACGGTCGCGTTCGATCGCGATGGTGCACCCGAGTCGGGCATCGTGGTGGGCAGGCTGGACAACGGTGATCGTTTTCTCGCGCGAGTTGTCAGCGACCCCGGGCTGCTGGCCGAACTTGTTGAACACGAGGGAGTGGGACGAAGCGGCAGCGTGAAGCCGAGCGGCGAGCGCGGCAATGTTTTTACCCCGGGCTGA